From a single Andrena cerasifolii isolate SP2316 chromosome 8, iyAndCera1_principal, whole genome shotgun sequence genomic region:
- the LOC143371959 gene encoding proton-coupled amino acid transporter-like protein acs, with product MENAKEETINMQLIGSESPYKVNNEIAGSGLNASEAPMSPTANVEDYDPHKHRNRPNPTSNTETLIHLLKGSLGTGILAMPNAFCNSGLVTGVIATVIIGVLCTYCLHVLVRAQYRLCKRLRVPILSYPMSMKYALEGGPACVRWFAPYAPGLVDGFMIAYQLGICCVYIVFVASNIKQVADQYWEPLDVKTHMLILLLPLILINYVRNLKLLAPFSTLANAITFVGLAMILVYMFDDLPSPSEREMFGTLRNFSLYFGTTLFALEAVGVIIALENNMKTPQYFGGYCGVLNIGMTVIVALYILMGFFGYIKYGTKAGGSVTFNLPPDQIMAQSIKIMFAIAIFITHALQGYVPVEIIWHTYLDQKIHRRKIFWEYVCRTIITLATFTLAVAVPRLGLFISLFGALCLSALGIAFPAIIEICVLWPERDFGPCMFMLLKNVCLIVFGLLGLVVGTYVSIVDIINSFK from the exons ATGGAGAACGCAAAGGAGGAGACGATCAACATGCAGCTCATCGGCTCGGAGAGTCCGTACAA AGTTAACAACGAAATCGCCGGAAGCGGGCTAAATGCATCGGAAGCGCCAATGTCGCCGACTGCAAACGTCGAAGACTACGACCCCCACAAACATCGAAACAGGCCGAATCCAACTTC AAACACAGAAACTCTGATTCACTTACTGAAGGGAAGCCTCGGTACAGGGATCCTCGCGATGCCGAACGCATTTTGCAACAGTGGACTTGTGACGGGTGTAATAGCAACAGTGATCATAGGAGTGCTGTGCACATATTGCTTGCACGTACTAGTGAGAGCTCAGTACAGACTGTGTAAACGGTTAAGAGTTCCTATATTGAGTTATCCCATGAGCATGAAGTACGCTCTCGAGGGAGGCCCTGCATGCGTCCGATGGTTCGCACCTTACGCACC AGGACTCGTAGACGGGTTCATGATAGCGTATCAATTGGGAATATGCTGCGTTTATATCGTATTTGTAGCGTCGAAtataaagcag GTAGCAGACCAATACTGGGAACCTTTGGATGTTAAAACCCACATGCTCATTTTATTGCTACCGCTGATTTTGATCAATTACGTTAGGAATCTGAAACTACTGGCCCCGTTCTCCACCCTGGCGAACGCCATCACTTTCGTGGGCCTGGCGATGATCCTGGTTTACATGTTCGACGATCTACCGTCGCCAAGTGAGAGGGAGATGTTCGGAACGCTGCGAAATTTCTCCCTTTACTTTGGAACGACGTTGTTCGCGTTGGAGGCTGTCGGCGTG ATTATAGCGCTAGAAAACAACATGAAGACCCCGCAGTATTTCGGCGGATATTGCGGAGTCCTGAACATCGGGATGACAGTGATAGTGGCGCTCTACATTCTCATGGGGTTCTTCGGTTACATAAAATACGGCACGAAGGCCGGAGGTAGCGTAACCTTCAACCTACCGCCCGATCAGAT AATGGCCCAAAGTATCAAGATAATGTTCGCCATCGCCATTTTCATAACTCACGCCCTCCAAGGATACGTCCCCGTCGAGATTATATGGCACACGTACCTGGACCAAAAGATACACAGGCGAAAGATCTTCTGGGAGTACGTCTGTAGAACGATCATCACCCTAGCGACCT TCACCCTAGCCGTCGCAGTCCCAAGGCTAGGACTGTTCATCTCGCTGTTCGGTGCCCTCTGCCTGTCAGCCCTCGGCATCGCTTTCCCAGCGATCATCGAGATCTGCGTGCTCTGGCCAGAGAGGGACTTCGGCCCCTGCATGTTCATGCTGCTGAAGAACGTCTGCCTGATCGTGTTCGGCCTGCTGGGCCTGGTGGTCGGCACCTACGTCAGCATCGTCGACATAATCAACTCCTTCAAGTGA
- the Lmx1a gene encoding LIM homeobox transcription factor 1 alpha isoform X1, with translation MLEFYPPLPGTLNRQGESGPPTMGSAAPPMPFRPANDNNNAEPSVSVKTESGLLETICAGCGRTIADKYVMQVAGRNYHEECLSCAACAAPLTHSCFIRELKFYCRTDYERIFGVKCARCMEKISCSDFVLRAPGLVFHVGCFACCMCGQLLPPGARYILRQGQPICKQDYEHELYLNSPQDDDLLDENRPRDGRRGPKRPRTILTSAQRRQFKASFEVSPKPCRKVREALAKDTGLSVRVVQVWFQNQRAKMKKLQRKAKTEPGSDKEPKEERRAESPHSDHSHYLNAMNMRDGESSSFPSATQPLNPNNPYSPDDAYPGHSGESFCSSDLSLDGTEAGFDIGENEGGGGQEGGHQGGSHSHHGPASHEAPSLSQSLHAAIHNPIDKLFMMQSSYFSGDHA, from the exons ATGTTGGAATTCTACCCTCCGCTACCGGGCACCCTGAACAGGCAGGGTGAGTCGGGGCCGCCGACCATGGGCTCCGCGGCGCCTCCGATGCCGTTTCGCCCTGCGAACGATAACAATAATGCAG AGCCGTCGGTCTCGGTGAAGACGGAGTCCGGTCTCCTGGAGACGATCTGCGCCGGCTGCGGCCGCACCATAGCCGACAAGTACGTAATGCAGGTGGCCGGGAGGAACTACCACGAGGAGTGCCTCTCGTGCGCCGCCTGCGCCGCACCGCTCACCCATTCCTGCTTCATCCGCGAGCTGAAGTTCTACTGCAGGACCGACTACGAGAGGATCTTCGGCGTGAAGTGTGCGCGTTGCATGGAGAAGATCAGCTGCTCCGACTTCGTGCTCCGTGCACCGGGCCTGGTCTTTCACGTGGGCTGCTTCGCCTGCTGCATGTGCGGCCAGCTACTCCCGCCCGGCGCGAGGTACATCCTCCGCCAGGGGCAGCCGATCTGCAAGCAGGACTACGAGCACGAGCTGTACCTGAACAGCCCCCAAG ACGATGATCTGCTGGACGAGAATCGTCCTCGCGACGGTCGCCGGGGCCCGAAGCGGCCGCGGACCATCCTCACGTCCGCCCAGAGGCGGCAGTTCAAGGCCTCCTTCGAGGTGTCGCCGAAGCCCTGCCGGAAGGTTCGGGAGGCCCTGGCGAAGGACACGGGCCTCAGCGTGCGCGTGGTGCAGGTGTGGTTCCAGAATCAACGGGCGAAGATGAAGAAGCTGCAGAGGAAGGCGAAGACAGAGCCCGGCTCGGACAAGGAGCCGAAGGAGGAGAGACGAGCCGAGAGCCCTCACAGCGATCACA GTCATTACTTGAACGCCATGAACATGCGCGACGGGGAATCTTCTAGCTTCCCCTCGGCCACCCAACCGCTCAACCCCAATAACCCGTACTCGCCCGACG ACGCGTACCCGGGCCACTCGGGCGAGAGCTTCTGCAGCAGCGATCTGTCGTTGGACGGCACAGAGGCGGGCTTCGACATTGGCGAGAACGAGGGCGGCGGCGGCCAAGAGGGTGGCCACCAGGGTGGCTCCCATTCCCACCACGGGCCAGCGTCCCACGAggcgccctccttgtcgcagaGTTTGCACGCGGCGATTCACAACCCCATCGACAAACTGTTCATGATGCAGAGTAGTTACTTCAGTGGTGATCACGCGTAA
- the Lmx1a gene encoding LIM homeobox transcription factor 1 alpha isoform X2: MLEFYPPLPGTLNRQGESGPPTMGSAAPPMPFRPANDNNNAEPSVSVKTESGLLETICAGCGRTIADKYVMQVAGRNYHEECLSCAACAAPLTHSCFIRELKFYCRTDYERIFGVKCARCMEKISCSDFVLRAPGLVFHVGCFACCMCGQLLPPGARYILRQGQPICKQDYEHELYLNSPQDDDLLDENRPRDGRRGPKRPRTILTSAQRRQFKASFEVSPKPCRKVREALAKDTGLSVRVVQVWFQNQRAKMKKLQRKAKTEPGSDKEPKEERRAESPHSDHNAYPGHSGESFCSSDLSLDGTEAGFDIGENEGGGGQEGGHQGGSHSHHGPASHEAPSLSQSLHAAIHNPIDKLFMMQSSYFSGDHA; encoded by the exons ATGTTGGAATTCTACCCTCCGCTACCGGGCACCCTGAACAGGCAGGGTGAGTCGGGGCCGCCGACCATGGGCTCCGCGGCGCCTCCGATGCCGTTTCGCCCTGCGAACGATAACAATAATGCAG AGCCGTCGGTCTCGGTGAAGACGGAGTCCGGTCTCCTGGAGACGATCTGCGCCGGCTGCGGCCGCACCATAGCCGACAAGTACGTAATGCAGGTGGCCGGGAGGAACTACCACGAGGAGTGCCTCTCGTGCGCCGCCTGCGCCGCACCGCTCACCCATTCCTGCTTCATCCGCGAGCTGAAGTTCTACTGCAGGACCGACTACGAGAGGATCTTCGGCGTGAAGTGTGCGCGTTGCATGGAGAAGATCAGCTGCTCCGACTTCGTGCTCCGTGCACCGGGCCTGGTCTTTCACGTGGGCTGCTTCGCCTGCTGCATGTGCGGCCAGCTACTCCCGCCCGGCGCGAGGTACATCCTCCGCCAGGGGCAGCCGATCTGCAAGCAGGACTACGAGCACGAGCTGTACCTGAACAGCCCCCAAG ACGATGATCTGCTGGACGAGAATCGTCCTCGCGACGGTCGCCGGGGCCCGAAGCGGCCGCGGACCATCCTCACGTCCGCCCAGAGGCGGCAGTTCAAGGCCTCCTTCGAGGTGTCGCCGAAGCCCTGCCGGAAGGTTCGGGAGGCCCTGGCGAAGGACACGGGCCTCAGCGTGCGCGTGGTGCAGGTGTGGTTCCAGAATCAACGGGCGAAGATGAAGAAGCTGCAGAGGAAGGCGAAGACAGAGCCCGGCTCGGACAAGGAGCCGAAGGAGGAGAGACGAGCCGAGAGCCCTCACAGCGATCACA ACGCGTACCCGGGCCACTCGGGCGAGAGCTTCTGCAGCAGCGATCTGTCGTTGGACGGCACAGAGGCGGGCTTCGACATTGGCGAGAACGAGGGCGGCGGCGGCCAAGAGGGTGGCCACCAGGGTGGCTCCCATTCCCACCACGGGCCAGCGTCCCACGAggcgccctccttgtcgcagaGTTTGCACGCGGCGATTCACAACCCCATCGACAAACTGTTCATGATGCAGAGTAGTTACTTCAGTGGTGATCACGCGTAA